aaaaaaaaaaaaaaaaaaaaaaagtattgaatttatacatatatttttacaataaATTTATTCAGGGATTCCCACGgaaaataaacaaaaaaatgaaaaaaagaagaaaaaagcATTTATGTTCTTTTAATAACACTACAATTTAGGACAAATGTGCATACAGCACTTCCTAGACAACAAATATGGAAAACTTCATGAAATTCCAAAATAcctaaaaatataaatatatttatatatatatgtgaatgtatttatatatgtatgtgtGAATGCATTTTTGTATGTATGattttatgtaatattcTCATATGAAAGGGGTTTATGTATCAACccaaatatatatatatatatatatatatatatatatatatatatacatcCTTTTTGGTAGATATTCATTTATAGCAAATTACCTGGAAAAATATTTGGCTTTTTCAcagaatatataattgctcctataacatataaaacACCTAGAAgtattaaaagaataaattcgtttccatataataatgatacaTAATCtctaataaaaataatatgtagTAATCCAGCAAATGTAAAAATCAGGGACCTTATAAATCTATTTCCCGTTGAGAAACAACTAAAGAAAACGATAAGGCATCCAAATAATATTGCAAGAAATTGAagagaaataaaaaataataacttcattttattaaacaATAAAGCTTGAACTGGTAACAAGGATCCACTAATCATTAGAAAAATTCCGAAATGATCCATCTTTtcaattataaaaaaaaatttggGTTTCCATTCAAAATTGTGCAGTAAAAAGGAGgcaaaaaaattaaagaaaatacaTAGTACAGCTATAGAGGTAAATATTCTTGCTGTTAATGtttttgataaatataacatataaaaaatcCATAATGGTGATATAAATACTAACATTAAATGTATCTTTCCTCTAAATAAAGTTTTGTTTTTACTttccatatattttattaacataatcttatttattttcttctcaatatataattccACTATCTTCTTATCATTTTCACACAAATCATTAGACTTAATAAAATTCGCAATgtcattatcattaatttttgtaCTACCCTTTAAgtcaaaaaaatattcacCATTAAAGGTATTTGTAAAATGTGAACAAAAGTTCTTATAAAATTCCATACtgaaataattatttaaaccttttcatatgtattttttttttttttttttttttcaatacatacttatattaataagtattatacatacatatatatatatatatatatatatatatatatatatatatatatatatatatattttaatattatgtataaaatatattacaataaatatgaaaCCTTTTAAGTTTTGgaatcatataaaaaaaaaaaaatatatatatgttcttcaaaattttatatatatattgttacTTTTCCTTATTTAAATTACAAACCCCCAagaatttaatttattatttttctcttcattcatataattgaaatatataaattcgcataaaaaaaaaaaatatatatatatatatatatataatatatagatatattaaaaaataaccTTTGTATCATGTTATTGTTTTGtacattttgtatatattacataaacactaattaaaaaaagcttctctttataaattattattctttaaaCCAAAAAGATAagaaataatgaaataaaaaagaaaaaataaaaaaacaacagaaatggaaaaatataaaaacataaattttaaaaaatgtttatttcatttattaaatatattatgttacTTAAATTTTAAGGAATCATgtattttttgaaatatatataaattcgtatatataaatgtaataatatataatttcatgtaaccaaaaaaaaaaaaaaaaaaaaaaaaaataataaataaacataaaataatattatatatatataatatatatatatcgGTTAAATGCTTACATATAGAGATATTgcttctttttttttttaacaatttgttggtaaaatataaattgtcctttcttattttattttattttatttttgctttctatatatatacaatttttcttatttaagtaatatatattaatatatagtTCAAAAATATCCtctattataatatattatatatatattataatatatatattatttatatatatattatataatataatataatattttaaatattgcTAATTGCgagaatatatattataatattaaacatattttatttatataagaGAAAATCAAATGATAAGTGctataaataatgtatGATAATAAGATTAAAgtattcattttatataattaaaattaataaacttttatttattttattttattattattattttattattttttttctttaaagaattatttataaaaaggaatacaattaaaataaaatgaatttaagaatataagaatactttattgtttttatattggaaagaaaaagtaatttatttgattaaattatatataataacttataaacatatgcctttttttattatatatagaaaacATTACATTGATAAAtgatttaattttttatatttataaagattataacttttttataaaattatgtaatataagTATTCACAATAATGTAAGTTTAccataatattataatataacatgtaacctttcaaataaataaatatatatatatatatatatatatatatatatatattaattatgtGAGTCAAAAAGAGGACAgatttttttctattcatttttattgtattttattttattttattatttaattttttttttttttttttggggGGAAGTGGTGTCTTACAAAAAAGTCATTAGAAATATACAATTACAAATATTAGATAATATATGGAttcatatgtataaatatatatatatatatatatatatttatatttatttatttatttaaataaagtGGTTAATtctaaataaaaatataataaatgttatggaaactttttataaattacaACACATATTTACGATTTGTACAAATAACTATACCTAACCTAAATGTTTAaaatttgtaaaaaaaaaaattacacatatataaacatttttatatatgtttttatcTTATTTGATTTTTGTATTTCATATATCCATATAAAAAACTTGATAAAATGTGAAcataaatgtattatatataatatcatatcatacattttatttttaataacatttatgggtattttaaaagtaattattttcttacaaatataatatcttcAATTAAACAAAATTGGTTTCAAAAATActaaaatattatataagaatacataaaaattaaaattctaataaatttaaataatatatataaaatatactaATATTGTACCAAtttatgttcatatatatatatatataataataatatgtaagaaatatatttttatacacatataaaaagaaatattttcttaatttgtttttttttttttttttttttttttttttttttttttttttttttttNNNNNNNNNNNNNNNNNNNNNNNNNNNNNNNNNNNNNNNNNNNNNNNNNNNNNNNNNNNNNNNNNNNNNNNNNNNNNNNNNNNNNNNNNNNNNNNNNNNNNNNNNNNNNNNNNNNNNNNNNNNNNNNNNNNNNNNNNNNNNNNNNNNNNNNNNNNNNNNNNNNNNNNNNNNNNNNNNNNNNNNNNNNNNNNNNNNNNNNNNNNNNNNNNNNNNNNNNNNNNNNNNNNNNNNNNNNNNNNNNNNNNNNNNNNNNNNNNNNNNNNNNNNNNNNNNNNNNNNNNNNNNNNNNNNNNNNNNNNNNNNNNNNNNNNNN
This is a stretch of genomic DNA from Plasmodium reichenowi strain SY57 chromosome 14, whole genome shotgun sequence. It encodes these proteins:
- a CDS encoding hemolysin, putative — protein: MEFYKNFCSHFTNTFNGEYFFDLKGSTKINDNDIANFIKSNDLCENDKKIVELYIEKKINKIMLIKYMESKNKTLFRGKIHLMLVFISPLWIFYMLYLSKTLTARIFTSIAVLCIFFNFFASFLLHNFEWKPKFFFIIEKMDHFGIFLMISGSLLPVQALLFNKMKLLFFISLQFLAILFGCLIVFFSCFSTGNRFIRSLIFTFAGLLHIIFIRDYVSLLYGNEFILLILLGVLYVIGAIIYSVKKPNIFPGILEFHEVFHICCLGSAVCTFVLNCSVIKRT